One part of the Microlunatus elymi genome encodes these proteins:
- a CDS encoding NAD(P)-dependent oxidoreductase: MTAIALFGATGRTGRRVLDRALAAGLTVRALVRDLAKLTATSERLSVVRGDVLDPASVAETVSGADVVLSLFGQVKGSSATLQTAGTLVITNAMAAQGVKRIVTLSGGGLRADRDRPKIADRAIQGLLKLRSGRVLADAEGHLACCKTPGSTGPWFAHRG; encoded by the coding sequence ATGACGGCGATCGCATTGTTCGGGGCCACCGGCCGAACGGGCCGACGAGTCCTGGATCGAGCCTTGGCAGCGGGGTTGACGGTTCGCGCACTGGTACGGGATCTGGCCAAGCTGACGGCCACCTCCGAGCGGCTGAGCGTCGTGCGGGGTGACGTGCTTGATCCGGCGAGCGTGGCCGAAACGGTGTCCGGAGCCGACGTGGTGCTCAGCCTCTTCGGCCAGGTGAAGGGTTCCTCGGCAACGTTGCAGACCGCTGGCACCCTCGTCATCACAAACGCTATGGCAGCCCAGGGCGTGAAACGGATCGTGACTCTGTCCGGCGGCGGGCTGCGGGCCGACCGAGATCGGCCCAAGATCGCCGACCGGGCGATCCAGGGCCTACTCAAGCTGCGGTCCGGCCGGGTGCTGGCCGATGCCGAGGGCCATCTGGCCTGTTGCAAGACTCCGGGCTCGACTGGACCGTGGTTCGCGCACCGCGGCTGA
- a CDS encoding metal-dependent transcriptional regulator, translating to MAQDYLKVIWSATEWGDPPITSTALANRFGTSVANVTDTVKRLAQLGLVTHKPYKPIYLTPIGTRYAVAMVRRHRLLETFLVDKLGYGWDEVHNEAERLEHAATSTLIDRIDAALGHPVSDPHGDPIPDRNGVTHKPTNAVRLSEAGAGSWTVIRVSDADPDVLARAERLGLSPRRRADINENIKSDRELGAAIWVVPYDSD from the coding sequence GTGGCACAGGACTACCTGAAAGTGATCTGGTCTGCCACCGAATGGGGCGATCCGCCCATCACGAGTACGGCGCTCGCGAACCGATTCGGGACCTCCGTGGCCAACGTCACCGACACCGTCAAACGGCTCGCACAACTTGGACTGGTCACCCACAAACCGTACAAACCGATCTACCTGACACCGATCGGCACCCGCTACGCCGTCGCGATGGTACGCCGACACCGACTTCTGGAGACCTTCCTGGTCGACAAGCTTGGCTACGGTTGGGACGAAGTGCACAACGAGGCAGAGCGCCTCGAACATGCGGCAACTTCGACCCTGATCGATCGGATCGACGCGGCTCTGGGGCATCCCGTCAGTGACCCCCACGGGGATCCCATTCCCGATCGGAACGGGGTGACCCATAAGCCAACTAACGCCGTCCGACTCAGTGAGGCCGGCGCCGGATCCTGGACGGTGATCCGCGTTTCCGATGCCGACCCCGATGTTCTCGCACGTGCCGAACGTTTGGGGCTCAGTCCCCGAAGAAGGGCGGACATAAACGAGAACATCAAGTCCGATCGCGAACTCGGGGCCGCCATCTGGGTAGTGCCATACGATTCCGACTGA
- a CDS encoding RNA polymerase sigma factor translates to MSDQDVLDASLAERFRRGDEQAFAEVYQSWSALIYTLALRSLADQADAEDITQQVFVAAWRSRTQFDPQRSALRNWLLGITRFKIADTYQRRRRDLRVVNEVIAQAHVRTLDPELAELNDTADRMVIADVLAGLEDEPRRVLRLAFFEDLTHSQIAERLQLPPGTVKSHIRRSLQKLRDRLGVELDAFRS, encoded by the coding sequence ATGTCTGACCAAGATGTGCTCGACGCATCACTCGCCGAGCGGTTTCGCCGCGGCGACGAACAGGCGTTTGCCGAGGTCTACCAGAGCTGGTCGGCGCTGATCTACACTCTCGCGCTCCGCTCCCTGGCGGATCAAGCAGATGCCGAGGACATCACCCAGCAGGTGTTCGTAGCGGCCTGGCGCAGTCGTACCCAATTCGACCCGCAACGATCGGCGTTGCGGAACTGGCTCCTCGGAATCACCCGTTTCAAGATCGCCGACACCTACCAGCGTCGCCGACGAGATCTACGCGTCGTGAACGAAGTCATCGCCCAGGCGCACGTACGCACGCTGGACCCGGAGTTGGCCGAGCTCAACGACACCGCCGACAGGATGGTGATCGCCGATGTGTTGGCCGGACTGGAGGACGAGCCGCGTAGAGTCCTCCGGCTGGCCTTCTTCGAAGACCTGACCCACAGTCAGATCGCCGAACGACTGCAACTGCCACCGGGCACCGTCAAGAGCCACATCCGCCGTAGTCTTCAGAAGTTGCGCGATCGATTGGGGGTGGAGCTCGATGCATTCCGATCCTGA
- a CDS encoding MarR family winged helix-turn-helix transcriptional regulator produces MTAADSYELSMAVRLLLQAGREMQAAAARRMGLRVTDVQAMDLVTASGNKISPKELADRLGIRTASASVLIDRLTEAGHVRRTPVEQPEGKPRYRTNVSATEHARTEVRQTLKSVNDGFRELGAELTSEEAATVLDFLHRATDILHAYIAEAAEKPSEPAD; encoded by the coding sequence GTGACTGCGGCGGACTCCTACGAACTCAGCATGGCCGTCCGCCTGCTCCTTCAGGCCGGGCGCGAGATGCAGGCCGCCGCGGCGCGCCGGATGGGGCTGCGGGTCACCGACGTACAAGCGATGGACCTGGTCACCGCGTCGGGCAACAAAATCAGCCCGAAGGAGCTCGCCGACCGACTCGGGATCCGAACTGCATCCGCCAGCGTGCTCATCGACCGCCTGACCGAGGCAGGCCACGTCAGGCGAACCCCCGTCGAACAGCCAGAAGGCAAGCCGCGTTATCGCACCAACGTCAGCGCCACAGAACATGCTCGAACCGAAGTGCGCCAGACACTGAAATCCGTCAACGACGGCTTTCGGGAACTCGGGGCCGAACTCACCTCCGAGGAGGCGGCCACCGTACTGGACTTCCTGCATCGCGCGACGGACATTCTCCATGCCTACATCGCCGAAGCTGCTGAGAAGCCGAGCGAACCAGCCGACTGA
- a CDS encoding SDR family oxidoreductase: MDMAPDTRYDGIVTRKSSPLLSPSSQIPAEPSNPPLVLVTGATGYVGGRLIPALLAAGYRVRAVARHPEALSDRPWSDQIEVMGADVGAADDMRVALSDVEVAFYLVHAMGSGPDYDARDRTLARNFAAAAEAARVRRIIYLGGMHPDTENLSPHLASRREVGEIFLSSAVPTVVLQAAVVIGSGSASFEMMRYLTERLPVMVAPTWLRTRIQPIAIRDVLYYLVAAAGLPPELNRTFDIGGPEVLTYAEMIQRYAHVVGLPPRIIRTLPVLTPWFASHWVGLVTPVPASIAKPLVLSLTHEVTRKECDLDDLIGPPRRKLLGFDDAVRLALQKIRDYDVRTTWSSASYLGAPSDPLPDDPAWAGGDLYVDERQIPVDADPQEVWRVIEEIGGRAGWHSWRLGWVARGVLDRLVGGPGLRRGRRHPTKLETGDPLDWWRVEKIVPGRVLRLRAEMRLPGLAWLELCIDSDSDGRTVFRQRALYHPHGLLGHAYWFAVTPFHGIVFGGMQRNIARSAGTAVPPKTTQSAS; the protein is encoded by the coding sequence ATGGATATGGCGCCGGACACCCGATACGATGGAATTGTGACTAGAAAATCTAGCCCGCTGTTGTCGCCGAGCAGTCAGATTCCGGCTGAACCCAGCAACCCCCCGTTGGTGCTGGTGACCGGCGCGACCGGTTACGTCGGCGGGCGTCTGATTCCCGCGTTGCTGGCGGCGGGATATCGGGTACGAGCGGTGGCACGCCACCCGGAGGCTCTCTCGGATCGGCCGTGGTCGGATCAGATCGAGGTCATGGGCGCCGATGTCGGCGCAGCCGACGACATGCGGGTTGCCTTGTCCGATGTCGAGGTTGCCTTCTATCTGGTGCACGCGATGGGGTCGGGGCCGGATTACGACGCGCGGGACCGAACGCTGGCGCGAAACTTCGCCGCCGCAGCCGAGGCGGCGAGAGTGCGTCGGATCATCTATCTCGGTGGCATGCATCCCGACACTGAGAATCTCTCTCCGCACCTGGCGTCGCGGCGCGAAGTCGGAGAGATCTTCCTCTCCTCGGCCGTACCGACGGTGGTCCTGCAGGCCGCGGTGGTCATCGGTTCGGGCAGCGCGTCGTTCGAGATGATGAGGTATCTCACCGAGCGGCTACCGGTGATGGTCGCGCCGACCTGGCTCCGTACCCGGATTCAGCCGATCGCGATCCGCGACGTCCTGTACTACCTGGTCGCGGCGGCAGGTCTGCCACCAGAACTCAACCGGACCTTCGACATCGGCGGCCCGGAGGTGCTGACCTACGCAGAGATGATCCAGCGCTACGCCCACGTCGTCGGCCTCCCACCGCGGATCATCCGGACCCTGCCGGTGTTGACTCCCTGGTTCGCCAGCCATTGGGTCGGGCTCGTCACGCCGGTCCCGGCCAGCATTGCCAAACCCCTGGTGTTGTCCCTGACCCACGAGGTCACCAGGAAGGAATGCGACCTCGACGACTTGATCGGGCCGCCCCGCCGGAAGTTGCTCGGCTTCGATGACGCCGTGCGACTGGCGCTGCAGAAGATTCGCGACTACGACGTACGGACAACCTGGTCCTCGGCGAGCTATCTGGGGGCCCCGAGCGATCCGTTGCCCGACGATCCGGCCTGGGCCGGCGGTGACCTGTACGTCGATGAGCGTCAGATTCCGGTCGACGCCGATCCGCAGGAGGTCTGGAGGGTGATCGAGGAAATCGGAGGCCGGGCCGGATGGCACTCGTGGCGGCTGGGCTGGGTCGCGCGCGGCGTGTTGGACCGATTGGTCGGCGGACCCGGACTCCGGCGTGGCCGACGCCATCCGACCAAGCTGGAGACCGGAGATCCGCTGGACTGGTGGCGGGTGGAGAAAATCGTTCCCGGCAGAGTGCTGAGGTTGCGGGCCGAGATGAGGCTGCCCGGTTTGGCGTGGCTCGAGCTGTGCATCGATTCCGACAGCGACGGGCGTACGGTGTTTCGCCAACGGGCGCTGTATCACCCACACGGCCTGCTCGGGCACGCGTACTGGTTCGCCGTGACGCCCTTTCACGGCATCGTTTTCGGCGGCATGCAACGCAATATTGCACGCTCGGCCGGAACTGCGGTGCCGCCGAAGACCACCCAGTCCGCATCCTGA
- a CDS encoding MarR family transcriptional regulator: MTHRPGGSSNADPEERDTLIGTVLEAIVSISRDLATARSTGTAGPSFGDARLTSSQLDAMFLIAHSQTPLTPGAISARLGITPGAVSQLVEGLHTQGLTSKSCIPTTLGPGCCA; encoded by the coding sequence ATGACCCACCGACCCGGCGGTTCGTCGAACGCCGATCCGGAGGAACGCGACACGCTCATCGGCACGGTGTTGGAAGCGATCGTGTCGATCAGCCGCGACCTCGCCACCGCCCGCTCGACCGGCACCGCCGGGCCATCCTTCGGCGACGCTCGGTTGACCAGCAGCCAACTGGACGCGATGTTCCTGATCGCGCACAGCCAGACACCACTGACGCCCGGAGCCATCTCGGCACGGCTCGGCATCACCCCCGGTGCAGTCAGCCAATTGGTCGAAGGGCTGCACACCCAGGGGCTGACGAGCAAGTCGTGCATCCCCACGACGCTCGGTCCCGGCTGCTGCGCCTGA
- a CDS encoding MFS transporter — translation MIVAVPSIVRDIGIDSKQGRWVQEIYALVLAALLLVNGRLADQFGQRRLFVTGVAIFAAASGLAGLADSGGVLIGARAVQGVGGAMMLPTSLSLLNANFRGERGLAFGIWARRSASQRRSVRCWAAG, via the coding sequence GTGATCGTCGCCGTGCCGTCCATCGTGAGAGACATCGGGATCGACTCGAAGCAGGGGCGGTGGGTCCAGGAGATCTACGCGTTGGTCCTCGCTGCGTTGCTACTGGTCAACGGTCGCTTGGCCGATCAGTTCGGTCAGCGGCGCCTCTTTGTGACGGGTGTGGCGATCTTCGCGGCCGCCAGCGGGCTCGCGGGCTTGGCCGATTCGGGAGGTGTGCTGATCGGCGCCCGCGCAGTTCAGGGTGTGGGCGGAGCGATGATGCTGCCGACATCGCTGTCGCTGCTGAACGCGAACTTCCGAGGCGAGCGAGGACTGGCGTTCGGGATCTGGGCGCGACGATCGGCGTCACAGCGGCGCTCCGTCCGCTGCTGGGCGGCTGGCTGA
- a CDS encoding class F sortase — MRSGALRSNAQQVRHSWPVRLQVPSIAMDLRVVPVGVDADGFLAMPDTTQRAWWYRFGSRPGDRSGATVLAGHVDTFNQGLGPFSRLVAVPLNAKVVITDSAGHKINYVVKHRQRFAKKTTDFEQIFTRTGPPVLRLMTCAPPYRTATGYQDLLIVTAVPQ, encoded by the coding sequence GTGAGGTCGGGTGCGTTACGGTCTAACGCGCAGCAGGTACGTCATTCCTGGCCTGTGCGCCTGCAAGTACCCAGCATTGCGATGGATCTGCGGGTCGTGCCCGTTGGTGTCGACGCAGACGGCTTCTTGGCAATGCCGGATACCACCCAGCGCGCCTGGTGGTACCGCTTCGGGTCCCGGCCGGGCGATCGCAGCGGCGCAACCGTTCTCGCCGGCCACGTGGACACGTTCAATCAGGGGCTCGGGCCGTTCTCACGGCTTGTCGCCGTCCCACTGAACGCGAAGGTCGTCATCACCGACTCTGCCGGTCACAAGATCAACTACGTCGTCAAGCACCGGCAGCGGTTCGCCAAGAAGACCACGGACTTCGAGCAAATCTTCACCCGAACCGGACCACCTGTGCTGCGGCTGATGACGTGTGCACCACCGTACCGAACGGCAACCGGCTACCAAGATCTGCTGATCGTCACGGCGGTCCCGCAGTGA
- a CDS encoding DUF4397 domain-containing protein, whose product MPVSAIRPTCDRSQNLLANKTTEFTGIDVDSEGATTHMPAPSRPTRMLALIGAAALTAAAGTMTTSAATAHAASDSRLSVVHAVPKLPVDVYLDGKRVLNDFKPGQIAGPLTVPSGSHKLAITAADAKNDSKPAIGPVKVSLRAGGNYSAVAHLAANGKPTATLYENDISKIAAGHGRLTVRHDAAAPAVDILAGGKPVVQGLQNPDQKVLDLPAGTVQASVAAAGTTKPLIGPAPVNVTEGVNTIVYAWGSAEDDNLKLAVQTIPGLASAPGGVPAGEAGLVGAGSSTWIASGVLLAAAMAVLSIGRVARAKASR is encoded by the coding sequence ATGCCGGTTTCGGCAATCAGGCCCACCTGCGACAGGTCCCAGAACCTGCTTGCAAACAAGACAACCGAATTCACCGGTATCGATGTCGATTCCGAAGGAGCAACGACCCACATGCCTGCCCCATCCCGACCCACCCGCATGCTCGCGCTGATCGGTGCGGCCGCACTGACCGCAGCAGCCGGGACCATGACGACCTCAGCAGCCACGGCCCACGCCGCATCCGACAGCCGTTTGTCGGTCGTCCACGCAGTACCGAAGCTTCCCGTCGATGTGTACCTGGACGGAAAGCGCGTGCTCAACGACTTCAAACCGGGCCAGATCGCCGGCCCGCTGACGGTCCCGTCCGGTTCCCATAAGCTGGCGATTACCGCAGCGGACGCCAAGAACGACTCCAAACCCGCGATCGGCCCGGTGAAAGTAAGCCTCCGCGCAGGCGGCAACTACTCCGCCGTCGCCCACCTGGCAGCCAACGGCAAACCAACCGCCACGCTGTACGAAAACGACATCTCAAAGATCGCTGCAGGCCATGGCCGGCTCACCGTTCGGCACGACGCGGCCGCGCCGGCCGTTGACATCCTCGCCGGCGGAAAGCCCGTCGTCCAGGGTCTGCAGAATCCCGATCAGAAGGTGCTGGACCTGCCAGCCGGAACCGTGCAGGCATCGGTCGCAGCCGCCGGCACGACGAAACCGCTGATCGGCCCGGCGCCGGTCAATGTCACAGAAGGCGTCAACACGATCGTCTACGCCTGGGGAAGTGCTGAGGACGACAACCTGAAGCTCGCCGTCCAGACGATCCCCGGACTCGCAAGTGCACCCGGCGGCGTCCCAGCCGGTGAAGCGGGTCTCGTCGGCGCCGGCTCGTCGACTTGGATCGCATCCGGAGTGCTGCTCGCCGCCGCAATGGCCGTGTTGTCGATCGGACGAGTCGCCCGAGCCAAGGCATCCCGTTGA
- a CDS encoding anti-sigma factor domain-containing protein gives MHSDPDDLALLAIGEHIGPAEAHVEQCPQCAGEFAELTRAAGLTRSAASDPQALVVPPPAVWERTVAELQLVSLRPGDAVADEAADRVRQTNVARPNLENDAPEHADRRTGRGEERHRGHHRRKTTGARTKWWPQIAVAAVLAAIVGFAGGLLLPRQLNSSKIISSAQLTALPSWKGSSGSAQIERSRDGSEYLHITIDVAKPFDGNREVWLATADLSHMRSLGYLNDRSGSYQVPAGLNLRNFTVVDVSAEPRPDPSPGHSDQSIVRGKLQQ, from the coding sequence ATGCATTCCGATCCTGACGACCTCGCGCTGCTGGCGATCGGTGAACACATCGGGCCCGCCGAGGCACATGTCGAGCAGTGCCCGCAGTGCGCCGGTGAGTTCGCCGAGCTCACCCGAGCCGCTGGGCTGACGCGCTCCGCAGCCTCGGATCCTCAAGCGCTTGTCGTTCCCCCACCGGCGGTGTGGGAACGAACGGTGGCCGAATTGCAGCTCGTGTCGCTACGCCCCGGCGACGCCGTCGCGGACGAGGCCGCGGATCGCGTCCGGCAAACGAACGTTGCGCGGCCGAACCTGGAAAACGACGCACCCGAACACGCGGACCGCCGGACGGGGCGCGGGGAGGAACGTCACCGCGGCCACCACCGGAGGAAGACAACCGGCGCGAGGACCAAGTGGTGGCCTCAGATCGCTGTCGCCGCTGTACTTGCCGCGATCGTCGGATTCGCCGGTGGTTTGCTGCTTCCCCGGCAGCTCAACTCCTCGAAGATCATCAGCAGTGCCCAACTCACGGCCCTGCCCAGCTGGAAGGGTTCCTCAGGGTCGGCCCAGATCGAGAGATCCCGTGACGGATCGGAGTACCTGCACATCACGATCGACGTGGCGAAGCCCTTCGACGGTAACCGCGAGGTGTGGCTCGCCACCGCGGATTTGAGCCACATGCGGTCGCTCGGCTATCTCAACGACCGCAGCGGCAGCTATCAGGTTCCCGCAGGCCTGAATCTCCGCAATTTCACCGTTGTAGACGTCTCCGCCGAGCCGCGCCCCGATCCCAGCCCGGGCCACTCCGACCAGTCGATTGTCCGCGGAAAGCTTCAACAATGA
- a CDS encoding glycosyltransferase, translating into MLPLARALVQDGHRVVWYAGRRFCPDIASVGAEFIPTTRADDVIANRSMKRRRRSTNGPRAIRESFATFFLGQAETQLDDLLEITGRQRVDAVLCDLLMFAPQLLHAVGGPPWATLGDGPLEFDDELAPPFGPGYLPDQSLWGRQRDFVVRRTARRLVYGPLQLQWQEIQARNGIRTKLAAVQERISPYLHLQACPPGFEYPRHRLPPQLHWIGVMRPVPSQGWTEPTWLPTLADAGRPVILITQGTMRPDPNELIIPAIKALADHPVQLLVLTGQPNSHAVDRALRNLGSTRAAITVCGYLPYERVLPMVSCMVTNGGYTGVTLALSYGVPLVQIGRTEEKREVGARIVWSGTGRRIRGRRPRPSAIARAVSDVLMNPSYRTAAERLRDEISRNGDAPGRAAALISRLATTHQPVHRR; encoded by the coding sequence ATGCTGCCGTTGGCCCGAGCATTGGTTCAGGACGGCCATCGAGTGGTGTGGTACGCGGGTCGACGCTTCTGTCCGGACATCGCCTCGGTCGGCGCAGAGTTCATCCCGACTACGCGAGCCGACGACGTCATCGCGAATCGGTCGATGAAGCGACGACGTCGTTCCACGAATGGGCCGCGAGCGATCCGAGAGTCCTTCGCGACTTTCTTTCTTGGCCAGGCAGAGACGCAACTGGACGACCTGTTGGAGATCACCGGCCGGCAGCGAGTGGACGCGGTCCTCTGCGATCTGCTGATGTTCGCTCCTCAATTGCTGCATGCAGTCGGCGGGCCACCCTGGGCCACTCTCGGCGACGGTCCGCTCGAATTCGACGACGAGCTTGCGCCGCCCTTTGGGCCGGGCTACCTCCCCGACCAGAGCTTATGGGGTCGACAGCGTGATTTCGTGGTTCGGCGGACCGCACGCCGGCTCGTTTATGGTCCCCTGCAACTGCAATGGCAGGAAATCCAAGCTCGCAACGGCATCCGTACCAAACTCGCAGCGGTTCAGGAACGGATCTCGCCGTACCTACACCTCCAAGCCTGCCCGCCGGGCTTCGAGTATCCCCGGCACAGGCTCCCGCCACAGCTGCATTGGATTGGGGTGATGCGCCCCGTCCCCAGCCAGGGCTGGACCGAACCGACCTGGCTGCCGACCCTCGCCGACGCGGGGAGGCCGGTAATCCTGATCACCCAGGGCACCATGAGGCCCGACCCCAACGAACTGATCATTCCCGCCATCAAGGCTCTCGCCGACCATCCGGTCCAACTACTCGTGCTGACCGGTCAGCCGAATTCCCACGCCGTGGACCGAGCTCTGCGAAATTTGGGTTCTACCCGGGCAGCGATCACGGTCTGTGGTTATCTCCCGTACGAGCGCGTGCTCCCCATGGTGTCCTGCATGGTGACCAACGGGGGCTACACCGGCGTAACGCTTGCTCTCAGCTATGGAGTACCACTGGTTCAGATAGGACGAACTGAGGAGAAGAGAGAGGTCGGTGCACGGATCGTCTGGAGCGGCACCGGCCGCCGAATACGTGGCCGCAGGCCCCGGCCATCCGCCATCGCCCGAGCGGTCTCGGATGTCTTGATGAACCCCTCCTATCGGACGGCGGCCGAACGCCTTCGAGACGAAATCAGCCGCAACGGCGACGCACCCGGAAGGGCAGCCGCGCTGATCAGCCGGCTGGCGACGACGCACCAGCCGGTTCATCGCAGGTGA
- a CDS encoding NmrA family NAD(P)-binding protein, producing MASGAQARRFDFAMTPAEFDRLLDGVDRVFLMRPPQIEDVQRYLFPFIDAANRHQVRQLAFLSLPGVQFNTRTPHHAVEQHLKTSHAPHTFLRPNFFMQNLSSIYPEEIRDHSNIYVPAGRSFTVMIDARDVGRVAAVALTEPGHLQKAYSLSGEQPLSYHKIATVMTDVLGRFITYARPSESDYLVRLAEQGRHADYIAVQKMIYRMVRLNVSAIPDRVVRKLTGQPATTLREFVHDYRDVWQPARRPDRDR from the coding sequence ATGGCCTCAGGTGCGCAGGCACGCCGCTTCGACTTCGCCATGACACCGGCGGAATTCGACCGCTTACTGGACGGCGTCGATCGAGTGTTCCTGATGCGCCCGCCGCAGATCGAGGACGTGCAACGCTATCTGTTTCCCTTCATCGACGCGGCCAACCGCCACCAGGTACGACAACTGGCGTTCCTGTCGCTACCAGGGGTTCAGTTCAACACTCGCACACCCCACCACGCCGTCGAACAGCACCTCAAGACCAGCCATGCCCCGCACACGTTCCTGCGGCCGAACTTCTTCATGCAGAACCTCTCCAGCATCTATCCCGAAGAGATCCGCGACCACAGCAACATCTACGTGCCGGCCGGCCGATCGTTCACTGTCATGATCGACGCCCGGGATGTCGGCCGAGTCGCCGCAGTCGCACTGACCGAGCCGGGACACCTCCAGAAGGCCTACAGCCTCTCCGGCGAGCAGCCACTGAGCTACCACAAGATCGCCACCGTCATGACCGACGTGCTGGGCCGGTTCATCACCTATGCCCGCCCCAGCGAGTCCGACTACCTCGTTCGACTGGCCGAACAGGGTCGGCACGCCGACTACATCGCAGTCCAGAAGATGATCTACCGGATGGTGCGGCTGAATGTATCCGCCATCCCCGACCGCGTGGTCCGCAAACTCACCGGACAACCGGCGACCACACTGCGTGAGTTCGTCCACGACTACCGCGACGTCTGGCAACCAGCACGCCGACCGGACCGGGATCGATAA
- a CDS encoding NAD(P)-dependent oxidoreductase, with protein MVRAPRLTENPGTGHYRVGRVGVDASTQLSRDDVADFILTQVGDRKYIGDLPFVSA; from the coding sequence GTGGTTCGCGCACCGCGGCTGACCGAGAACCCGGGCACCGGGCACTATCGGGTCGGCCGGGTCGGCGTGGACGCCAGCACGCAGCTCAGTCGCGACGACGTGGCCGACTTCATCCTCACCCAGGTCGGAGACCGCAAGTACATCGGCGATCTCCCCTTCGTCAGCGCATGA
- a CDS encoding Nramp family divalent metal transporter: MIWLLGPAFVAAIAYVDPGNVAANLTAGASYGYLLVWVLVLANVMAVLIQYLSAKLGLVTGQTLPSLLGSRLSRRSRLLFWTQAEVVAAATDLAEVVGGALALKILFGLPLVIGGLIVGLVSLGLLVVQSRRGQRPFEFVVIGLLSVITIGFVTGLFLSPVDWSQTATGLLPRFDGRETVLLAASMLGATVMPHAICLHSSLARDRHGDRIAATRIPRLLRATRIDVVLALMVAGSVNIAMLLLAAASLPGVAGTDSIPGAHHAIQSALGPTVGAVFGIGLLASGLASTSIGCYAGSTIMAGLLKVGIPLAWRRAITLIPALIVLAVGFDPTRALVLSQVVLSVCIPFALVPLVSYTSRQAVMGRFANPRPLTATAWLVTGAVVCLNLALIVLSFTDGD, encoded by the coding sequence CTGATTTGGCTGCTCGGCCCCGCGTTCGTCGCGGCGATCGCCTACGTCGATCCCGGAAACGTCGCCGCGAATCTCACCGCTGGCGCGAGTTACGGCTACCTGCTGGTCTGGGTGCTCGTACTGGCGAACGTGATGGCGGTCCTGATCCAATACCTGTCGGCCAAGCTCGGCCTGGTGACCGGTCAGACCCTGCCTTCGCTGCTGGGGAGCCGCCTTTCGCGACGCTCCCGGCTGTTGTTCTGGACCCAGGCAGAAGTGGTTGCCGCGGCAACCGACCTGGCCGAGGTCGTCGGTGGTGCGCTGGCGCTGAAGATCCTCTTCGGCCTGCCGCTGGTGATTGGTGGACTGATCGTCGGCCTGGTGTCACTGGGACTTCTGGTTGTGCAGTCCCGCCGAGGGCAGCGACCGTTCGAATTCGTCGTGATCGGATTGCTTTCCGTGATCACCATTGGGTTCGTCACCGGCCTGTTCCTCAGTCCCGTCGACTGGAGCCAGACGGCGACCGGCCTGCTGCCTCGCTTCGACGGTCGCGAGACAGTTCTGCTGGCCGCCAGCATGCTCGGCGCCACCGTGATGCCGCACGCGATCTGCCTGCATTCCAGCCTGGCCCGAGACCGCCACGGTGACCGAATCGCCGCCACCCGGATTCCGCGCCTGCTCAGGGCAACCCGGATCGACGTTGTGCTGGCCCTGATGGTGGCCGGCAGCGTGAACATCGCCATGTTGCTGTTGGCAGCCGCGAGTCTGCCCGGTGTCGCCGGAACCGACAGCATTCCGGGAGCCCACCATGCGATCCAAAGTGCACTCGGTCCGACAGTCGGAGCGGTGTTCGGCATCGGGTTGCTGGCCTCGGGCTTGGCATCCACCTCGATAGGCTGCTATGCCGGCTCGACCATCATGGCCGGCCTGTTGAAGGTCGGGATTCCGCTCGCCTGGCGCCGGGCGATAACGCTGATCCCGGCGCTGATCGTGCTGGCGGTTGGTTTTGACCCCACGCGGGCTCTGGTTCTGAGCCAGGTCGTCCTCAGCGTCTGCATTCCGTTCGCCCTTGTCCCGCTGGTGTCCTACACCAGCCGACAGGCAGTCATGGGCAGGTTTGCCAATCCTCGGCCGCTCACAGCCACCGCCTGGCTCGTCACCGGCGCGGTCGTGTGCCTGAATCTGGCTCTCATTGTTCTGTCGTTCACGGATGGAGACTGA